The genomic stretch CTGGCTGACCGGCCAGCTGGCGGCGCGCGGCACGCCTGACGACGTGTGTTTTCTGACCTCGCGTGACATCCGCGCCGTGACCGAACACAGCACCAGCGCTGGCAGCGCCACGGCGCGCGCCGTGGCCACAGTGGGCCTGTCGAACGGCGAACACATCGGCGCACGGCTGGACCGCTCGGGCAAGGATTGGGGCACGATCAACGTCGCGGTGCAGACAGATGTTGCCCTGACGCAGGCCGCGCTGATCGAGATGATGGCGATTGCCACCCAGGCGCGCACCGTGGCGGTGATGGAGGTGAACCACCAGCTGCCTACAGGCATTACCACGGGCACCGGCACCGACTGCATCGCCGTGGCCGCCCCCGAAGGTAGCTCACCCTTTGCCGGAATGCACACCGAGCTTGGCGAAGCGGTGGGCCGTGCGGTCTTCACCGCTGTTCTGGACGGCGCACAAGAGTGGATGCAGACCGTCCGCAGGCCGGAGGTGATCTGATGGCCTTCCCCCCCGAACGCATCGTCTGCCTGACCGAAGAAACGGTTGAAACGCTGTATCTTCTGGGCCAGTCCGACCGCATCGTTGGCGTCACCGGCTATGCCGTGCGCCCGGCCCGCGTGCGCCGCGAAAAGCCGCGCGTGGGGGCATTCACCTCGGCGGATGTGCCCAAGATACTGGACCTGCAGCCCGATCTGGTGCTGACCTTTTCCGACTTGCAAGCCGACATTGCCGCCGAGCTGATCCGCGCAGGCATTGCGGTGCACGGCTTCAACCAACGCTCGGTTGCGGGCATCCTTGATATGATCCGCACGCTGGGGGCGCTGACGGGCTGCGCGGCAGAGGCCGCTGCGCTGGCCGACAGCTATGCCGCCCGTATTGAAACAATCCGTGCAACGCCACGCAGCACGCGCCCCCGCGTTTATTTCGAAGAATGGGACGACCCGCCCATTTCCGGCATCCGCTGGGCCTCGGAGCTGATCGAAATTGCGGGCGGTGTCGACGTCTTTGCCCATCTGCAAGCCGAACAAGGCGCGCGCGCCCGCATTCTGGACGCGCAACAGGTGATCGACGCGGCACCGGATGTTATCATCGCGTCCTGGTGCGGCAAAAAGGTGCGCCCCGAACGCATCGCCGCCCGCGCCGGTTGGGACAGCATTCCGGCGGTGGCGAATGGGCGCATCGTCGAAATCAAATCGCCGCTGATCCTGCAACCGGGGCCTGCGGCCCTGACTGACGGGCTTGACGCCATTCTGACCGCCCTCTGGGGAGAGACACAATGATTTTGCCACCCTCGATGATTGCCTTTCTGGAGCGCGGCGGCCCTGTGCTGTGGCTGATCGCGGCGCTGTCGGTGCTGACGATGGCGCTGATCCTGTGGAAGCTGTGGCAACTTGCGCGGCTGGGCGCATGGTCGGGCGCGGCCACGGCGGCGGCACTGGACGACTGGGCGCAAGGCAATGTGGACAGCGCCCGCGCAAAGCTGGCGGGCCGCAGGTCCATACGTGCCCGCATGGCACTGGCCGCGATGACCGCCCGCCACGACCCCGCCCTGACCGAGGCGCAGGCCCGCGAGGAAACCACCGCCCATGCCCGCATTGATCTGGCCCACACCCGCAGCGGCCTGCGCGCGCTT from Pseudosulfitobacter sp. DSM 107133 encodes the following:
- a CDS encoding cobalamin-binding protein, which gives rise to MAFPPERIVCLTEETVETLYLLGQSDRIVGVTGYAVRPARVRREKPRVGAFTSADVPKILDLQPDLVLTFSDLQADIAAELIRAGIAVHGFNQRSVAGILDMIRTLGALTGCAAEAAALADSYAARIETIRATPRSTRPRVYFEEWDDPPISGIRWASELIEIAGGVDVFAHLQAEQGARARILDAQQVIDAAPDVIIASWCGKKVRPERIAARAGWDSIPAVANGRIVEIKSPLILQPGPAALTDGLDAILTALWGETQ
- a CDS encoding adenosylcobinamide amidohydrolase encodes the protein MKVPLTLDRPWLRFDLGGPHQVLSWALNRPGFVTASAISWREVRNADLTPDLDVLDWLTGQLAARGTPDDVCFLTSRDIRAVTEHSTSAGSATARAVATVGLSNGEHIGARLDRSGKDWGTINVAVQTDVALTQAALIEMMAIATQARTVAVMEVNHQLPTGITTGTGTDCIAVAAPEGSSPFAGMHTELGEAVGRAVFTAVLDGAQEWMQTVRRPEVI
- a CDS encoding MotA/TolQ/ExbB proton channel family protein, coding for MILPPSMIAFLERGGPVLWLIAALSVLTMALILWKLWQLARLGAWSGAATAAALDDWAQGNVDSARAKLAGRRSIRARMALAAMTARHDPALTEAQAREETTAHARIDLAHTRSGLRALELIATTAPLLGLLGTVVGMIDAFQALQEAGSRADPAALAGGIWEALLTTAAGMAVAIPAGVALTWFESIAARLQGDMETAATRVFTRGPKAP